One genomic window of Saccharomyces cerevisiae S288C chromosome XII, complete sequence includes the following:
- the CDC123 gene encoding cell proliferation protein CDC123 (Assembly factor for the eIF2 translation initiation factor complex; regulates translational initiation; conserved residues of this ATP-Grasp protein that bind to ATP-Mg2+ in the pombe ortholog are required for complex assembly in budding yeast; interaction with eIF2 subunit Gcd11p facilitates complex assembly and activity; required for the START transition and timely progression through G2; regulated by nutrient availability; human ortholog complements the yeast mutant) produces the protein MSSQEYTTFIDIPVTRAQVEHCSYSFWSSLYPKYVPKSIVLKSLPKKFIQYLEQDGIKLPQEENSRSVYTEEIIRNEDNDYSDWEDDEDTATEFVQEVEPLIDFPELHQKLKDALNELGAVAPKLNWSAPRDATWILPNNTMKCNEVNELYLLLNASNYIMHDLQRAFKGCVDGDDIKGLKFDLVLRQWCDMNPALEFRVFVKNAHIVGATQRDLNYYDYLDELSDTFKDLIDEIVHDVVLPKFPDKSFVLDVYIPRPFNKIFIVDINPFARKTDSLLFSWNEIAAIAPPKNDVEDYELRLVTRHNTGRFASKEHSENHVPQDLVEASLNPEAIRELTQKWKELLSQQAKEESSDSENET, from the coding sequence ATGTCCTCACAAGAATATACAACTTTTATAGATATACCAGTGACAAGAGCGCAGGTTGAACACTGTTCTTACTCGTTTTGGTCCTCACTGTATCCCAAATATGTGCCAAAATCCATAGTGTTAAAATCCTTACcgaaaaaatttattcaaTATTTGGAACAAGACGGTATCAAGCTACCCCAAGAGGAAAACTCCAGGTCTGTGTACACCGAGGaaataataagaaatgaagataatgaCTATAGTGATTGGGAGGACGATGAGGATACCGCCACCGAATTTGTCCAAGAAGTTGAGCCATTGATAGATTTTCCAGAATTACACCAGAAATTAAAGGATGCTTTGAACGAATTAGGTGCAGTGGCTCCCAAGTTAAACTGGTCTGCACCAAGAGACGCTACCTGGATTTTGCCGAATAACACTATGAAGTGTAACGAGGTAAATGAGCTTTACCTATTGTTGAACGCATCCAATTACATAATGCATGACCTTCAAAGAGCATTTAAAGGCTGCGTGGACGGGGATGATATAAAAGGATTGAAATTTGACTTGGTACTTAGACAATGGTGTGATATGAATCCGGCACTCGAATTTAGGGTCTTCGTTAAGAATGCGCATATCGTTGGGGCCACCCAGCGTGATTTAAATTATTATGACTATTTAGATGAGTTGTCAGATACCTTCAAGGACCTTATTGATGAAATAGTTCATGATGTCGTCCTGCCCAAGTTTCCTGATAAAAGTTTCGTTCTTGACGTTTATATTCCAAGACctttcaataaaatcttCATTGTTGATATAAATCCGTTTGCCAGGAAGACAGATTCTTTGCTATTTTCATGGAACGAGATTGCTGCGATAGCACCTCCGAAGAATGATGTTGAAGATTATGAATTAAGGTTAGTGACGAGGCATAACACGGGGAGATTCGCTTCAAAAGAGCACTCCGAAAATCATGTTCCACAGGATCTCGTAGAAGCTAGTTTAAATCCTGAAGCAATCCGAGAGCTCActcaaaaatggaaagaacTACTCTCTCAACAGGCAAAGGAAGAAAGCAGTGATAGTGAGAATGAAACTTAG
- the CPR6 gene encoding peptidylprolyl isomerase CPR6 (Peptidyl-prolyl cis-trans isomerase (cyclophilin); catalyzes the cis-trans isomerization of peptide bonds N-terminal to proline residues; plays a role in determining prion variants; binds to Hsp82p and contributes to chaperone activity; protein abundance increases in response to DNA replication stress): MTRPKTFFDISIGGKPQGRIVFELYNDIVPKTAENFLKLCEGNAGMAKTKPDVPLSYKGSIFHRVIKDFMCQFGDFTNFNGTGGESIYDEKFEDENFTVKHDKPFLLSMANAGPNTNGSQAFITCVPTPHLDGKHVVFGEVIQGKRIVRLIENQQCDQENNKPLRDVKIDDCGVLPDDYQVPENAEATPTDEYGDNYEDVLKQDEKVDLKNFDTVLKAIETVKNIGTEQFKKQNYSVALEKYVKCDKFLKEYFPEDLEKEQIEKINQLKVSIPLNIAICALKLKDYKQVLVASSEVLYAEAADEKAKAKALYRRGLAYYHVNDTDMALNDLEMATTFQPNDAAILKAIHNTKLKRKQQNEKAKKSLSKMFS, encoded by the coding sequence ATGACTAGACctaaaactttttttgatatttctatTGGAGGTAAACCCCAAGGCCGTATAGTTTTTGAGTTGTACAATGACATAGTGCCTAAAACggctgaaaattttttgaagttgtGTGAAGGAAATGCTGGTATGGCAAAGACTAAACCTGATGTACCATTGTCGTACAAGGGTTCCATTTTCCACAGAGTGATCAAAGACTTCATGTGTCAATTTGGTGATTTTACCAATTTTAATGGTACTGGCGGTGAGAGCATATACGATGAAAAATTCGAGGATGAAAATTTCACTGTTAAACATGATAAACCATTCCTTCTATCCATGGCCAACGCCGGTCCAAATACCAATGGATCTCAAGCTTTCATAACCTGTGTTCCTACACCTCATTTGGACGGGAAGCACGTTGTGTTTGGTGAAGTGATTCAAGGTAAAAGAATTGTTCGTTTGATTGAAAACCAACAATGTGAccaagaaaacaacaagcCATTGCGTGATGTAAAGATTGATGACTGTGGCGTGTTACCTGACGATTATCAAGTGCCAGAGAATGCCGAAGCTACACCAACAGATGAGTACGGCGATAATTATGAAGATGTTTTAAAACAAGACGAAAAAGTTGACTTGAAGAATTTCGACACCGTCTTGAAAGCTATCGAAACGGTAAAGAACATTGGTACTGAACAGTTCAAGAAACAGAACTATTCCGTGGCTttagaaaaatatgtcaaaTGTGATAAATTCTTGAAAGAGTATTTCCCAGAAGATTTGGAGAAGgaacaaattgaaaaaatcaatcaattgAAAGTGTCTATTCCATTGAATATTGCCATCTGTGCTCTTAAATTAAAAGATTACAAGCAAGTATTAGTAGCCTCATCGGAGGTGTTATATGCCGAAGCGGCTGACGAAAAAGCCAAGGCCAAAGCTTTGTACCGTCGTGGCCTGGCCTATTACCATGTTAATGACACAGATATGGCTCTCAATGACCTAGAAATGGCCACTACTTTCCAGCCAAATGACGCTGCCATTTTGAAAGCTATTCATAATACtaaattaaaaagaaagcaacaaaacgaaaaagCTAAAAAGTCTCTTTCGAAGATGTTCTCCTGA
- the COA4 gene encoding Coa4p (Twin Cx(9)C protein involved in cytochrome c oxidase organization; organization includes assembly or stability; localizes to the mitochondrial intermembrane space via the Mia40p-Erv1p system; interacts genetically with CYC1 and with cytochrome c oxidase assembly factors; mutation can be complemented by human COA4), protein MLLFSSFFSHNKCPKQKKGPQPLKVVKGTSKSCAKQGKIKGKEKLWQAKTGRLVMSETGETSEYYKQALEEYKEVQEDEDPDVWDTRISKTGCYVENLALQLCHAETGDWRQCFNEMALFRKCWEKNGNRERVSTVDVDGTTSKDSEKKK, encoded by the coding sequence atgcttttattttcttcttttttttctcacaACAAATGTCcgaaacaaaaaaagggGCCTCAGCCATTAAAGGTAGTGAAAGGCACTTCTAAGAGTTGCGCCAAACAAGGGAAGATTAAAGGGAAAGAAAAGCTCTGGCAGGCTAAAACTGGCAGACTGGTCATGAGTGAAACTGGCGAAACTTCAGAGTATTATAAGCAGGCGCTGGAAGAATACAAAGAGGTCcaagaagacgaagacCCGGATGTGTGGGACACGAGAATATCCAAGACCGGATGCTACGTAGAGAACCTCGCATTACAGCTGTGCCATGCCGAAACAGGTGACTGGAGGCAGTGCTTCAACGAGATGGCGTTATTTAGGAAGTGTTGGGAAAAGAATGGTAATAGAGAGCGCGTAAGCACAGTGGACGTGGATGGGACGACCAGTAAGGATTcggaaaagaagaaatga
- the MSC3 gene encoding Msc3p (hypothetical protein; green fluorescent protein (GFP)-fusion protein localizes to the cell periphery; msc3 mutants are defective in directing meiotic recombination events to homologous chromatids; potential Cdc28p substrate; protein abundance increases in response to DNA replication stress): MVFGFTKRDRRVPDLSRYDYYYQNHEDYNKSPQLSAAAASAASAASPDRTNYSRSHSLVSHAPSIPRQRSSVKSPGRRLSTSSAAPPTSRAAAKQYSQKTYSLRSQRSGEYHLHPPGYTTNGSRMNSMTSGANVRRNYGKNKSTAGNNNDSRANSITVKTTQVTDPSGRTQSITKKTIRKINGYEYVETTTTTKNLVPLGDSQRHFDEFSENYMLQDDDILEEQASDNIHDIIEENETDNEKPYSPVSESHLQDDSELNVEKPDFPLGSYFHHKYSTDVMPLEEESSLSNFSDALDYIPPTHQTSSKYIHNKRKQASTTRRKKRPPAVKNAEAEAKKPLTEAEMYLKALEVAKRNVYHTDAASDNASAPLGSNKSRKSRMGQKMTLRSSSDSPTATANLVKSNVEVQPKRFTSSFFSRNTKSAPHEVHNHSVSTHFKSNKAVDPVPEPKSANTGLTDKEMYDQALKIAQARYYNSHGIQPEAVDNSTTAAKPRQVGVSHLGSTGSIPPNEQHYLGDSEIPVQSEVHEYEPIPLQKTKTTGSSKNKFKTMFDKVLQFSQENYGYQHKKEQGEQTPVTRNAEESFPAASISEGVTTAKPSSNEGVMTNPVVTDSPSPLQQQIDSTTASSNGQSQGNVPTSAVASTTRTRSPELQDNLKSSSSLLQDQTPQRQEDATDPTTSSTNELSAAEPTMVTSTHATKTIQAQTQDPPTKHKKSSFFTKLFKKKSSR; encoded by the coding sequence ATGGTATTTGGTTTTACAAAGAGGGACAGGAGGGTACCTGATTTATCTAGGTATGATTACTACTATCAGAACCATGAAGATTATAACAAAAGTCCTCAGCTctctgctgctgctgccTCTGCTGCTTCTGCCGCATCACCGGATCGAACCAATTACTCAAGGTCGCACTCGCTGGTTAGTCATGCACCTTCAATACCGAGACAAAGAAGTTCGGTAAAGAGCCCAGGAAGAAGGCTTTCCACATCCTCTGCCGCTCCGCCAACGTCCAGGGCAGCAGCTAAGCAGTATTCACAGAAGACTTACTCGTTGAGGTCGCAAAGGAGCGGAGAGTACCATTTACACCCGCCCGGTTATACTACTAATGGGAGCCGTATGAATTCTATGACGTCTGGTGCGAATGTCAGAAGAAACTACGGTAAGAACAAATCGACGGCCGGCAACAATAACGATTCAAGGGCCAACTCCATTACCGTAAAGACTACACAAGTAACAGACCCTTCAGGAAGGACTCAATCAATTACCAAAAAgacaataagaaaaataaatgggTATGAATACGTAGAAACCACGACTACGACTAAGAATTTGGTTCCATTAGGTGACTCGCAGCGTCATTTCGATGAATTTAGTGAAAATTACATGTTGCAAGATGACGACATTTTAGAGGAACAAGCTAGTGATAACATTCACGATATAATCGAGGAAAACGAAACAGATAACGAAAAGCCATATTCCCCAGTAAGCGAAAGTCATTTACAAGATGATTCAGAGCTAAACGTGGAAAAACCAGATTTCCCACTTGGATCATATTTCCACCATAAGTATTCTACAGACGTTATGCCtctagaagaagaaagtagTTTATCAAACTTCAGTGACGCATTAGATTATATTCCTCCCACCCATCAGACCAGTAGTAAATATATTCATAATAAAAGGAAGCAAGCATCGACgacaagaaggaagaaaagaccGCCTGCCGTGAAAAACGCAGAAGCAGAGGCCAAGAAACCATTAACCGAAGCAGAAATGTATCTGAAGGCACTAGAGGTTGCTAAAAGAAACGTTTATCACACGGATGCTGCTTCGGATAACGCATCGGCCCCCCTCGGGAGTAACAAATCCAGGAAAAGTAGGATGGGTCAAAAAATGACCTTGAGAAGCAGTAGTGATTCTCCGACGGCGACTGCTAATCTTGTCAAATCTAATGTCGAGGTTCAACCAAAAAGATTTACAAGTTCCTTCTTCAGCAGAAATACTAAAAGCGCCCCCCATGAAGTGCACAATCACTCTGTGTCTACACATTTTAAATCGAATAAGGCTGTTGACCCAGTTCCAGAGCCTAAAAGTGCAAACACAGGGCTAACAGATAAAGAAATGTATGACCAAGCTTTGAAAATCGCACAAGCGAGGTATTACAACTCACATGGTATTCAACCTGAAGCAGTCGATAATAGCACTACGGCGGCTAAACCTCGTCAGGTCGGCGTTAGCCATCTGGGATCCACTGGGAGCATCCCGCCCAATGAGCAGCACTATTTAGGGGATTCTGAAATTCCAGTCCAAAGCGAAGTGCATGAATACGAGCCCATTCCATTGCAGAAGACAAAAACAACTGgttcttccaaaaataaGTTCAAAACCATGTTCGATAAAGTGCTGCAATTCTCTCAAGAAAACTACGGCTACCAGCACAAGAAGGAACAAGGCGAACAAACTCCAGTTACTCGTAATGCTGAAGAAAGCTTCCCAGCAGCGTCTATTTCGGAAGGTGTGACAACCGCAAAGCCATCTTCAAACGAAGGTGTGATGACGAATCCAGTAGTTACAGATTCACCTTCACCCcttcaacaacaaataGACTCGACTACTGCGTCCTCGAATGGGCAAAGTCAGGGCAATGTACCTACCTCCGCAGTAGCTTCAACAACGAGAACAAGATCACCGGAACTGCAGGATAATCTAaagtcttcttcttcgctTTTACAGGACCAAACCCCTCAGCGTCAGGAAGACGCCACGGATCCAACAACATCATCGACGAATGAATTATCTGCCGCTGAGCCAACAATGGTCACTTCGACACATGCCACTAAGACAATACAGGCTCAAACACAAGATCCTCCCACGAAGCACAAGAAGTCCAGTTTCTTCACTAAACtgttcaagaaaaaaagcagcCGTTAG
- the CCC1 gene encoding Ccc1p (Vacuolar Fe2+/Mn2+ transporter; suppresses respiratory deficit of yfh1 mutants, which lack ortholog of mammalian frataxin, by preventing mitochondrial iron accumulation; relative distribution to vacuole decreases upon DNA replication stress; targeted to vacuole via AP-3 pathway), producing MSIVALKNAVVTLIQKAKGSGGTSELGGSESTPLLRGSNSNSSRHDNLSSSSSDIIYGRNSAQDLENSPMSVGKDNRNGDNGSDNEKANLGFFQSVDPRVISDLIIGLSDGLTVPFALTAGLSSLGDAKLVITGGFAELISGAISMGLGGYLGAKSESDYYHAEVKKEKRKFYDNSNLINREIEDILLEINPNFSDETIVSFIKDLQRTPELMVDFIIRYGRGLDEPAENRELISAVTIGGGYLLGGLVPLVPYFFVSDVGTGLIYSIIVMVVTLFWFGYVKTKLSMGSGSSTSKKVTEGVEMVVVGGVAAGAAWFFVKLLG from the coding sequence ATGTCCATTGTAGCACTAAAGAACGCAGTGGTGACCCTTATACAGAAAGCGAAAGGTAGTGGTGGAACCTCAGAGTTGGGGGGGTCTGAATCAACTCCCTTGTTGAGGGGTAGTAATAGCAATAGTTCAAGGCATGATAACTTATCCTCATCTAGCTCGGATATTATCTATGGTAGAAATTCAGCGCAGGATCTAGAAAACTCACCGATGTCAGTAGGGAAAGATAATAGGAATGGCGATAACGGTTCGGATAACGAAAAGGCGAACCTAGGGTTCTTCCAATCAGTAGATCCTCGCGTAATTAGCGATTTGATTATCGGGCTAAGCGACGGTTTAACCGTCCCCTTTGCTCTAACAGCTGGTCTATCTTCACTTGGTGATGCGAAATTGGTCATTACCGGTGGCTTTGCTGAGTTGATCTCAGGTGCGATTTCTATGGGCCTTGGTGGCTATTTGGGAGCGAAGAGTGAATCTGATTATTATCATGCTGAAGTaaagaaggagaaaaggaaattttaCGATAACTCCAACCTAATTAACagagaaattgaagacATTCTGTTAGAGATTAACCCTAATTTCTCGGACGAAACAATCGTTTCGTTCATCAAAGATTTACAAAGAACACCTGAGCTAATGGTTGACTTCATTATCAGGTACGGTAGGGGTCTAGACGAACCTGCCGAGAATAGAGAACTAATCAGTGCAGTCACTATCGGTGGCGGTTATCTACTTGGTGGGCTAGTACCACTAGtgccatatttttttgtctcAGATGTGGGCACAGGTCTCATTTATTCTATAATAGTCATGGTTGTAACATTATTCTGGTTTGGTTACGTAAAGACAAAACTATCCATGGGTAGTGGCAGTTCGACTTCAAAGAAAGTTACGGAAGGTGTTGAAATGGTTGTTGTGGGTGGTGTAGCAGCAGGTGCGGCTTGGTTCTTTGTTAAGTTACTGGGTTAA
- the RSA3 gene encoding Rsa3p (Protein with a likely role in ribosomal maturation; required for accumulation of wild-type levels of large (60S) ribosomal subunits; binds to the helicase Dbp6p in pre-60S ribosomal particles in the nucleolus), translating to MSAGDISAINIKSVKKNRRRKKRRTADVSSSDSSSSDPSSESEKEEIQNGAIEEHVGENGKSDHVFSKGNDEDKQEDIAIEVSDVELTDEESKDLKLNSKEVIDDLTKISLSKIPEPTKSQNKEGFMNASKIAENIKLAREEYNELAENFVPKGKDKTKLREEYLNLLFENYGDDINRLRAAPDFTNKSLSILADALQEGIGMFDIGELELVLKNKEMEN from the coding sequence ATGTCGGCAGGTGATATATCAGCCATAAATATCAAGTCtgtcaaaaaaaacagaaggaggaagaagagaagaacAGCTGAtgtttcatcatcagattcttcatcatcggaTCCATCATCAGAAAGTGAAAAGGAGGAAATCCAAAATGGGGCCATCGAAGAACACGTTGgagaaaatggtaaaagTGATCATGTTTTCTCAAAAGGTAATGACGAAGACAAACAAGAGGACATTGCAATAGAAGTTTCGGATGTCGAGCTTACAGACGAAGAAAGCAAGGATTTGAAgttaaattcaaaagaagtGATAGACGATTTaaccaaaatttctttgagCAAGATCCCAGAGCCTACGAAATCTCAAAACAAGGAGGGTTTTATGAATGCATCGAAAATTGCCGAAAATATCAAGCTTGCGAGAGAAGAATACAATGAATTGGCAGAAAACTTTGTGCCCAAAGGGAAAGACAAGACAAAGTTAAGGGAAGAATACTTAaatttactttttgaaaactacGGTGATGATATCAATCGTCTTAGAGCTGCCCCGGATTTCACGAATAAATCACTATCCATTTTGGCAGATGCTCTGCAGGAAGGCATAGGAATGTTTGATATTGGTGAACTAGAATTGgtcttgaaaaataaagaaatggagaactga
- the UTP13 gene encoding U3 snoRNA-associated protein UTP13 (Nucleolar protein; component of the small subunit (SSU) processome containing the U3 snoRNA that is involved in processing of pre-18S rRNA) — protein MDLKTSYKGISLNPIYAGSSAVATVSENGKILATPVLDEINIIDLTPGSRKILHKISNEDEQEITALKLTPDGQYLTYVSQAQLLKIFHLKTGKVVRSMKISSPSYILDADSTSTLLAVGGTDGSIIVVDIENGYITHSFKGHGGTISSLKFYGQLNSKIWLLASGDTNGMVKVWDLVKRKCLHTLQEHTSAVRGLDIIEVPDNDEPSLNLLSGGRDDIINLWDFNMKKKCKLLKTLPVNQQVESCGFLKDGDGKRIIYTAGGDAIFQLIDSESGSVLKRTNKPIEELFIIGVLPILSNSQMFLVLSDQTLQLINVEEDLKNDEDTIQVTSSIAGNHGIIADMRYVGPELNKLALATNSPSLRIIPVPDLSGPEASLPLDVEIYEGHEDLLNSLDATEDGLWIATASKDNTAIVWRYNENSCKFDIYAKYIGHSAAVTAVGLPNIVSKGYPEFLLTASNDLTIKKWIIPKPTASMDVQIIKVSEYTRHAHEKDINALSVSPNDSIFATASYDKTCKIWNLENGELEATLANHKRGLWDVSFCQYDKLLATSSGDKTVKIWSLDTFSVMKTLEGHTNAVQRCSFINKQKQLISCGADGLIKIWDCSSGECLKTLDGHNNRLWALSTMNDGDMIVSADADGVFQFWKDCTEQEIEEEQEKAKLQVEQEQSLQNYMSKGDWTNAFLLAMTLDHPMRLFNVLKRALGESRSRQDTEEGKIEVIFNEELDQAISILNDEQLILLMKRCRDWNTNAKTHTIAQRTIRCILMHHNIAKLSEIPGMVKIVDAIIPYTQRHFTRVDNLVEQSYILDYALVEMDKLF, from the coding sequence ATGGATCTGAAAACCTCATATAAAGGTATATCGTTAAACCCTATTTATGCAGGAAGCAGTGCTGTTGCCACTGTTTCagaaaatggtaaaatACTAGCTACTCCGGTGCTTGACGAAATCAACATAATCGATTTAACCCCAGGCTccagaaaaattttgcacAAGATTTCTAATGAAGACGAGCAAGAAATTACTGCACTGAAATTAACTCCTGATGGTCAATATCTCACGTATGTTTCACAAGCTCAGCTTTTAAAAATCTTTCACCTTAAGACCGGGAAAGTTGTCAGATCAATGAAAATCTCTTCTCCATCGTACATTCTCGACGCAGATTCCACTTCAACGCTTCTCGCAGTCGGAGGGACAGATGGTAGTATAATTGTTGtggatattgaaaatggtTACATTACTCATTCGTTCAAAGGTCATGGTGGTACAATTTCCAGTTTGAAGTTTTATGGACAATTGAATAGTAAAATATGGTTATTAGCATCCGGTGACACCAATGGTATGGTAAAGGTTTGGGATCTTGTTAAAAGGAAGTGCTTGCACACATTACAAGAGCACACATCTGCTGTGAGAGGGTTGGATATCATTGAGGTACCAGATAATGATGAGCCAAGCCTAAATTTACTTTCCGGTGGTAGAGACGATATCATCAATCTCTGGGATTTcaatatgaaaaagaaatgtaaATTGTTGAAAACACTTCCAGTAAATCAACAGGTAGAGTCATGCGGATTCCTAAAGGATGGTGACGGTAAACGCATAATTTATACAGCCGGCGGTGATGCTATCTTTCAGTTAATTGACTCTGAATCTGGTAGCGTGCTTAAAAGAACCAATAAACCTATAGAAGAGTTATTCATTATTGGTGTACTTCCAATATTGAGCAATTCACAGATGTTTTTAGTATTGTCTGACCAGACATTACAACTAATTAACGTTGAAGAAGACTTAAAGAATGATGAAGACACAATACAGGTCACTTCGAGCATTGCTGGTAATCATGGTATTATTGCTGACATGAGGTATGTTGGCCCAGAGCTGAATAAATTAGCTTTAGCTACCAATTCTCCATCGCTTAGGATAATACCCGTCCCCGATTTATCAGGCCCAGAAGCTTCGCTGCCTTTGGATGTCGAAATTTATGAAGGTCATGAAGATTTGCTAAATTCATTGGATGCTACTGAGGATGGCCTGTGGATCGCAACCGCCTCTAAAGATAATACGGCTATTGTTTGGAGATACAATGAGAACAGCTGCAAGTTTGATATTTATGCCAAGTATATTGGTCATTCAGCTGCCGTAACTGCTGTTGGATTGCCAAATATAGTTTCAAAGGGATATCctgaatttttattgacAGCATCGAATGATTTAACAATTAAGAAATGGATAATTCCAAAGCCAACTGCTAGTATGGATGTTCAAATCATCAAGGTATCCGAATATACTCGTCATGCCCATGAAAAGGATATCAATGCTTTGTCAGTTTCTCCTAACGATTCTATTTTTGCAACAGCATCATACGACAAGACCTGTAAGATCTGGAACCTAGAAAATGGTGAATTGGAAGCCACGTTGGCCAACCACAAGCGTGGACTATGGGATGTATCATTTTGCCAATATGATAAATTATTGGCAACTTCTTCAGGTGATAAAACAGTCAAGATATGGTCATTGGATACATTCAGCGTTATGAAAACATTGGAAGGTCATACCAATGCGGTTCAAAGATGTTCGTTTATTAATAAGCAAAAACAACTGATCAGTTGTGGTGCTGATGGCTTGATCAAAATATGGGATTGTTCTAGCGGTGAATGTCTGAAGACTTTGGATGGTCATAATAATAGATTATGGGCTTTAAGTACTATGAATGATGGTGATATGATCGTAAGTGCTGATGCAGATGGTGTTTTTCAGTTTTGGAAAGATTGTACGGAAcaagaaatagaagaagaacaagaaaaagctaAATTACAAGTCGAACAAGAACAATCGCTTCAAAATTATATGAGCAAAGGTGATTGGACAAATGCATTTTTGTTAGCAATGACTTTAGATCACCCAATGAGGTTGTTtaatgttttgaaaagagcTTTGGGCGAATCAAGGTCTAGACAAGATACCGAAGAGGGCAAAATTGAAgtcattttcaatgaagaaTTGGACCAAGCCATCTCTATCCTAAATGATGAACAGTTAATTTTGTTAATGAAACGATGCAGAGATTGGAATACAAATGCAAAAACACATACCATAGCGCAAAGAACAATAAGATGTATTTTGATGCATCATAACATAGCAAAATTGAGTGAGATACCCGGAATGGTAAAGATAGTTGATGCAATAATTCCATACACGCAAAGGCATTTCACAAGGGTTGATAACTTAGTTGAACAAAGTTACATATTAGACTACGCGCTAGTGGAAATGGATAAGCTATTCTAG